A window of Esox lucius isolate fEsoLuc1 chromosome 18, fEsoLuc1.pri, whole genome shotgun sequence contains these coding sequences:
- the hadhb gene encoding trifunctional enzyme subunit beta, mitochondrial codes for MASMLMNPLRSCPPVNAAWAVQYATRSLSTSVHLHAQVQTKSKKTLAKPGVKNIVLVDGVRTPFLTSGTTYADLMPHDLARAALQGLLHRTSLPKDAVDYVIYGTVIQEVKTSNVAREASLGAGFSDKIPCHTVTMACISSNVAMTTGAGMIAAGQCDAIVAGGVEFMSDVPIRHSRKMRKTMLALNRAKTLGQRLSLIGSIRMAHLTPELPAVAEFSTAETMGHSADRLAAAFGVSRLEQDEFALRSHTLAKQAQDSGLLSDVISFKVPGRDMVSKDNGIRPSSMEQLAKLKPAFIKPHGTVTAANSSFLTDGASAVLIMSEEKALAMGYKPKAYLRDFVYVSQDPKDQLLLGPTYGTPKVLERAGLTMNDIDVFEFHEAFAGQIMANLKAMDSDWFAQTYMGRKTKVGTPPMEKFNLWGGSLSLGHPFGATGCRLVTTVAHRLQKEGGQYGLVAACAAGGQGHAMVIEAYPQ; via the exons ATGGCGTCCATGTTGATGAACCCTTTAAGGAGCTGTCCTCCAGTAAACGCAGCATGGGCTGTACAGTACG CGACCCGCTCCCTAAGTACCTCAGTCCACCTCCATGCCCAGG TCCAGACCAAGTCTAAGAAGACGTTGGCCAAACCAGGAGTGAAGAACATAGTTCTAGTGGACGGAGTCAGAACGCCCTTCCTTACCTCTGGAACCAC ATATGCTGACCTAATGCCCCATGATCTGGCCAGAGCTGCACTACA ggGTCTGCTTCATAGAACCAGCCTTCCTAAAGATGCCGTCGATTACGTAATCTATGGAACTGTCATTCAGGAGGTCAAGACGAGCAACGTAGCCAGAGAG gCGTCCCTGGGAGCAGGCTTTTCTGACAAGATCCCGTGTCACACAGTCACCATGGCCTGTATCTCCTCCAACGTGGCGATGACTACAG GAGCAGGAATGATTGCAGCCGGCCAGTGTGATGCCATCGTAGCGGGAGGGGTTGAGTTCATGTCAGACGTTCCTATTCGCCACAGCCGGAAGATGAGGAAGACCATGCTGGCTCTGAACCGAGCGAAGACCCTCGGACAACGCCTCAGTCTCATAGGATCCATCAGAATGGCACACCTCACACctgag CTGCCCGCGGTGGCTGAGTTCTCCACGGCAGAGACGATGGGTCACAGTGCCGACCGTTTGGCGGCGGCGTTCGGTGTGAGTCGCCTGGAGCAGGATGAGTTCGCTCTGCGGTCACACACCCTGGCCAAGCAGGCCCAGGACTCGGGGCTCCTCAGTGACGTCATCAGCTTCAAGGTGCCAG GTCGTGACATGGTCTCCAAGGACAACGGGATTCGTCCGTCCTCCATGGAGCAGTTGGCCAAATTGAAACCTGCCTTCATCAAACCTCACGGCACCGTGACTGCTGCCAATTCCTCTTTCCTG aCGGATGGTGCGTCAGCAGTCCTCATCATGTCAGAAGAGAAAGCTCTGGCCATGGGATACAAGCCAAAAGCTTACCTCAG AGactttgtgtatgtgtctcaGGACCCCAAAGATCAGCTGTTGCTGGG GCCCACCTACGGTACTCCTAAGGTCCTGGAACGCGCAGGGTTAACAATGAACGATATCGACGTCTTCGAGTTCCATGAAGCCTTTGCG gGTCAGATTATGGCTAACCTGAAGGCTATGGATTCAGACTGGTTTGCTCAGACCTACATGGGGAGGAAGACTAAG gtgggGACACCTCCCATGGAGAAGTTCAACCTCTGGGGGGGCAGTCTGTCCCTGGGTCATCCGTTTGGAGCCACCGGCTGTCGCCTCGTAACAACGGTAGCACACCGTCTGCAGAAGGAGGGGGGGCAGTACGGACTGGTGGCTGCCTGCGCCGCTGGGGGGCAG GGCCATGCCATGGTGATCGAGGCATACCCTCAGTAG